In Fibrobacter succinogenes, a single genomic region encodes these proteins:
- a CDS encoding TonB family protein, protein MANFFSKYFSEIALLATAVLWAGCNVDNDSKNEKPVSNASNSFGVTEISNSVESSDSAALPHVSGKDDSLAIENPKDSLDANSQTVVLLDSAKLLEKQRTRDSLMKAFFPIEWNDVEKKKDGYQYALMRRFIFAKNRDSILKARSDLGSVMCYYGVIADRNRLRRLGFNDGSEGRFNNGPGNASVDDGLSLLDYSNTISSRWFVKVLYQNIEFADKQTINQDMVSRVERVLRQRSPGLRLIYRKFIKKNSANTFQGKIVLKLTIAADGTVKKSSIKKSTTGVKSFDEEIRNAASRWTFSKVESETTVYVPIRFYEEDKTSSQPK, encoded by the coding sequence ATGGCAAATTTCTTTAGCAAATATTTTAGTGAAATTGCATTGTTGGCTACAGCGGTGCTGTGGGCTGGTTGCAATGTCGATAATGATTCTAAAAATGAAAAGCCGGTAAGCAACGCTTCGAATAGTTTCGGTGTAACTGAAATATCCAATTCCGTTGAATCGTCTGATTCTGCGGCGTTGCCGCATGTATCGGGAAAAGACGATTCTCTTGCGATTGAGAATCCTAAAGATTCTCTTGATGCAAATTCCCAAACAGTCGTATTGCTGGATTCCGCGAAACTGCTTGAAAAACAGCGGACTAGAGATAGCTTGATGAAGGCTTTTTTCCCGATTGAATGGAATGATGTAGAAAAAAAGAAAGACGGATATCAATATGCTCTTATGCGGAGGTTTATTTTTGCAAAAAATCGTGATTCGATTTTGAAAGCTAGATCAGATTTAGGCTCTGTTATGTGTTATTATGGTGTTATTGCGGATAGGAATAGACTACGTCGTCTTGGCTTTAATGATGGTTCTGAAGGTCGATTTAATAATGGTCCTGGAAACGCTTCTGTAGATGATGGGTTATCGTTATTGGATTATTCGAATACGATTTCATCTAGATGGTTTGTGAAAGTTCTTTATCAAAATATTGAATTCGCAGACAAACAAACTATTAATCAAGATATGGTTTCTAGAGTTGAGCGTGTTCTTCGACAAAGAAGTCCGGGTTTAAGGCTTATATACAGAAAATTCATCAAGAAAAATTCTGCTAATACATTTCAGGGAAAAATCGTTTTAAAGTTGACGATTGCTGCTGATGGAACCGTAAAAAAATCTTCAATAAAGAAATCGACGACGGGTGTTAAAAGTTTTGATGAAGAGATAAGAAACGCAGCAAGTCGATGGACTTTCTCTAAGGTTGAATCTGAGACGACTGTTTATGTGCCTATTCGTTTTTATGAAGAAGACAAAACTTCGTCGCAGCCTAAATAA
- a CDS encoding TonB family protein, whose amino-acid sequence MANFFSKYFSEIALLATAVLWAGCGNVDDDSKNEKSVSNSSNSFGVTEISNSVESTESAALQNVTEKDDSLANEISKDSLDANAQTVVLLDSAKQLEVQRTRDSLMKVFFPIERSGKDCQRFDTRGILKCLVQMQLKEMRRVRKNFGENVFLYGVVTSRDDVIRYLNSAAKGRVQEINESDIIVVNDSVSAVLNVVRQRSSTVRLIYNMFLKKNPEFNGTVVLKIKINLNGFVENVEIDSSTTGYDEFDEELKKTVKYWNFGEKNVQGTFKIPFTFYKD is encoded by the coding sequence ATGGCAAATTTCTTTAGCAAATATTTTAGTGAAATTGCATTGTTGGCTACAGCGGTGCTGTGGGCTGGTTGCGGTAATGTCGATGATGATTCGAAAAATGAAAAGTCGGTAAGCAACTCTTCGAACAGTTTCGGTGTGACTGAAATATCCAATTCCGTTGAATCGACTGAATCTGCAGCGTTACAGAATGTAACGGAAAAAGACGATTCTCTTGCGAACGAGATTTCTAAAGATTCTCTTGATGCGAACGCCCAAACGGTCGTATTGTTGGATTCTGCAAAACAGCTTGAAGTGCAACGGACTAGAGATAGCTTGATGAAAGTTTTTTTCCCTATTGAAAGATCCGGTAAAGATTGTCAACGTTTTGATACTCGTGGTATTTTGAAGTGTCTAGTGCAGATGCAGTTAAAAGAAATGAGGCGTGTTAGGAAAAATTTTGGAGAAAATGTTTTTCTTTATGGAGTTGTTACATCGCGAGATGATGTAATAAGATATCTAAACTCTGCTGCTAAAGGTCGTGTGCAAGAAATAAATGAATCGGATATTATTGTTGTCAATGATAGTGTCTCGGCTGTTTTAAATGTGGTTCGCCAACGATCATCTACTGTGCGTCTTATTTACAACATGTTTTTGAAAAAGAATCCAGAATTTAATGGAACTGTTGTTTTGAAAATTAAGATAAATTTGAACGGTTTCGTTGAAAATGTTGAAATTGATTCTTCGACAACGGGCTATGATGAATTTGACGAAGAACTTAAGAAAACTGTGAAATATTGGAATTTTGGCGAAAAAAATGTTCAGGGAACATTTAAGATCCCGTTTACGTTCTATAAGGATTGA
- the miaB gene encoding tRNA (N6-isopentenyl adenosine(37)-C2)-methylthiotransferase MiaB produces MTKYHLATYGCQMNEYDSAMIAQELDMCGCVETNNQEDADIIIVNTCSVREKAEETAIANISKLKYLRKKNPDVKVVVCGCMAKNRGPELLKRLKNVNYIVGPDQYRKIPELLFGDAQSPLHKTHHKMFIDEDRNENYLGDYAKLSNNFSTFVAIQRGCNKRCSYCIVPYLRGPEKYREADDILAEVRRAADKGITEVMLLGQTVNAYKTATEDFATLLTKVSEIGGIKRIRFTSPHPRHYTNELIDVLLNNPKVCHYAHIPLQSGSDAILKKMRRQHNMEQYMTVIEQLRSHDPYYAISTDVICGFVGETDEDFEQTIKAFEACQFDTAYMFIYSPRKGTESFNEPEILTPEEKSARHTRLVELQNAITLKRNQMMIGRTEEILVEASSTRDKTEFVGKTDNFKKVIFKPEEGHIIKPGDYVQVKIDDIRGWTLRGTLV; encoded by the coding sequence ATGACGAAATACCACTTGGCCACATACGGCTGCCAGATGAATGAATACGACTCCGCGATGATAGCTCAAGAGCTAGACATGTGCGGCTGCGTCGAGACGAACAACCAGGAAGACGCCGACATCATCATCGTGAACACCTGCAGCGTACGCGAAAAGGCCGAGGAAACCGCCATTGCGAACATCAGCAAGCTCAAGTACTTGCGCAAAAAGAATCCCGACGTGAAAGTCGTCGTTTGCGGCTGCATGGCCAAGAACCGCGGCCCGGAACTGTTGAAGCGCCTCAAGAACGTGAACTACATCGTGGGCCCGGACCAATACCGCAAAATTCCGGAGCTTCTGTTCGGCGACGCCCAAAGCCCGCTGCACAAGACGCACCACAAGATGTTCATCGACGAGGACCGCAACGAAAACTACCTCGGCGACTACGCCAAGTTGAGCAATAACTTCAGCACGTTCGTTGCCATCCAGCGCGGTTGCAATAAGCGCTGCAGCTACTGCATCGTGCCATACCTCCGCGGTCCCGAGAAATATCGCGAAGCAGATGACATCCTCGCCGAAGTCCGCAGAGCCGCCGACAAGGGCATTACCGAAGTCATGCTGCTCGGGCAAACCGTAAACGCCTACAAGACCGCCACCGAAGACTTCGCCACGCTTTTGACAAAGGTCTCCGAAATCGGCGGCATCAAGCGCATCCGCTTTACAAGCCCGCACCCGCGCCATTATACGAACGAACTCATCGACGTTCTTTTGAACAACCCGAAAGTTTGCCATTACGCGCACATTCCGCTCCAGAGCGGCTCCGACGCCATTCTCAAGAAGATGCGCCGCCAGCACAACATGGAACAATACATGACCGTCATCGAGCAGCTGCGTAGCCATGACCCGTATTACGCCATTTCGACAGATGTCATTTGCGGATTCGTGGGCGAAACCGATGAAGATTTCGAACAGACTATCAAAGCATTTGAAGCATGCCAGTTCGATACCGCCTACATGTTCATTTACAGCCCGCGCAAGGGAACGGAATCGTTCAACGAGCCTGAAATTCTCACGCCCGAAGAAAAGTCCGCACGCCACACGCGCCTCGTGGAACTCCAGAACGCCATTACGCTCAAGCGCAACCAGATGATGATCGGCCGCACCGAAGAAATCCTCGTTGAAGCAAGCTCCACTCGCGACAAGACTGAATTTGTTGGTAAAACAGACAATTTCAAGAAGGTCATCTTCAAGCCCGAAGAAGGACACATCATCAAGCCGGGCGATTACGTGCAGGTTAAAATCGACGACATCCGCGGTTGGACGCTCCGCGGCACGCTCGTATAA
- a CDS encoding SPOR domain-containing protein, whose protein sequence is MAKYFIRNLVISGALSAFSTTASFAETAPTLASAQKAYVNGNWKEAASAYEVVCPTQPDSSRTECFLWNILALSQTGVTADFTKAGKRLDSLIDKTNPQKTIYTDLMMTKAQFQLYLGRYNKAAQSLIHAIETSQPHQVTVLQKVCSAVQSRTRNEDLNEACQNLGNPEARKAKTEASTKTAPMQTAAAKQPPAQNATQTASAQPVPPTQPNTTKVPAAKNAEEKSTWQLQLGAFSVKSNADLLVDNLKKRNIACTISQNTLESGKVLYIVRTGPFDTKESAVDYGAKKLTPIHVEFRPLLVKQAL, encoded by the coding sequence ATGGCTAAATATTTTATTCGTAATTTGGTTATTTCTGGCGCCCTGAGCGCATTTTCCACAACAGCATCCTTCGCAGAAACCGCACCAACACTGGCTTCTGCACAAAAAGCGTATGTCAACGGCAACTGGAAAGAAGCAGCCTCCGCTTACGAAGTCGTTTGCCCCACACAACCCGATTCCAGCCGTACTGAATGTTTTTTGTGGAATATCCTCGCCCTCTCTCAAACAGGCGTAACCGCAGATTTCACCAAAGCCGGTAAGCGCCTAGACTCCCTCATCGACAAGACCAATCCGCAAAAAACTATTTATACAGACCTCATGATGACTAAGGCTCAGTTTCAGCTGTACCTTGGCCGTTACAACAAAGCCGCACAATCCCTCATCCATGCAATTGAAACTTCACAGCCGCACCAAGTTACAGTGTTGCAAAAAGTCTGTTCTGCAGTGCAAAGCCGCACCCGCAACGAAGACCTGAACGAAGCTTGCCAAAATCTAGGGAACCCAGAAGCGCGCAAGGCAAAAACCGAAGCGTCCACCAAAACAGCGCCAATGCAAACCGCAGCAGCTAAGCAACCTCCCGCGCAAAACGCAACACAAACAGCATCTGCGCAACCTGTTCCACCGACGCAACCAAACACGACTAAAGTCCCTGCAGCAAAAAACGCCGAAGAAAAATCTACATGGCAACTGCAACTGGGCGCATTCAGCGTCAAATCCAATGCCGATTTGCTCGTTGACAACTTGAAAAAACGCAACATCGCCTGCACAATCAGCCAAAACACGCTTGAAAGCGGTAAAGTCCTCTATATCGTGCGCACCGGTCCTTTTGATACAAAGGAAAGCGCAGTGGACTACGGAGCAAAAAAACTCACTCCAATCCACGTGGAATTCAGGCCGTTACTCGTAAAACAAGCTCTTTAA
- the panD gene encoding aspartate 1-decarboxylase codes for MQLELLKSKIHRATVTDANLNYEGSITIARDLMDAAGILPFEKVGVLDVNNGSRLDTYVIEGKAGSGVICLNGAAARLVQPGDLVIIVAYATMSPEEAKTWKPTVIRVNAKNEIIEKI; via the coding sequence ATGCAGCTAGAATTACTTAAAAGCAAAATACATCGCGCTACAGTTACCGATGCAAACCTCAATTATGAAGGTTCCATCACCATCGCCCGCGATTTGATGGATGCAGCAGGCATTCTCCCCTTTGAAAAAGTAGGCGTACTTGATGTTAACAATGGCTCTCGCCTCGATACATACGTTATCGAAGGTAAAGCCGGTTCTGGCGTAATCTGCTTGAACGGTGCAGCAGCACGTTTGGTACAGCCAGGCGACCTTGTGATTATCGTAGCTTATGCAACGATGTCTCCGGAAGAAGCCAAGACTTGGAAACCAACCGTTATCCGCGTCAACGCAAAGAACGAAATCATCGAAAAGATTTAA
- a CDS encoding flotillin family protein — protein sequence MQIDLMYVAVGIAALFFICIFTMSYIKAAPDEAIIVSGIRKEPKVIIGRAGFRIPFFERADHLSLQLIQIDVKTGSPVPTKDYINVSVDAVVTAKISDNPDRLKSSAQNFLNKKPEDIRAMIVDILEGNMREIVGRMQLVDLVGDRKQVSELVLENAIPDLEKLGIVVQTFNIQNFEDANGVIENLGVDKTSAIRKAAAISKANAERDISVAQSQAKKEANDAAVAAELEIAQKQNDLAVKKANLQKISDTEKAIADAAYEIQKQTQQKEINVAQAEAEVAKQEKEIEIRERMVMVTEKELKAQIEKKAEADRQAQIQRSEAELFQQQKDAEAIRYKEEQRAKAIKQIAEAEKEKAFAEAEATKAKALAEAEATKAKGLAEAEAIKAQGLAEAEALNKKAEAMKLYGDAARQEMQLKTIEKYFEQMPQIAAAIAKPMEKIGNITMYGEGNTAKLTGDITKTLTQVTNGLTDSLGIDLRTVLGSMFGAKLAGVTKNDDSKKENS from the coding sequence ATGCAAATAGACTTAATGTATGTCGCTGTAGGCATCGCAGCACTTTTTTTCATCTGCATCTTCACGATGTCTTACATCAAAGCTGCTCCAGACGAAGCCATCATTGTTTCCGGTATCCGCAAAGAACCTAAGGTTATCATCGGCCGTGCCGGTTTCAGAATTCCGTTCTTCGAACGCGCCGACCATCTTTCATTGCAATTGATTCAGATCGATGTGAAAACAGGAAGCCCCGTCCCGACTAAGGACTATATCAACGTTTCTGTCGACGCCGTCGTGACCGCCAAGATTTCGGACAATCCGGACCGCCTCAAATCTTCTGCACAGAACTTCTTGAACAAAAAGCCAGAAGACATTCGCGCCATGATTGTTGATATTCTCGAAGGTAACATGCGTGAAATCGTAGGCCGCATGCAGCTCGTAGATCTCGTGGGCGACCGCAAGCAAGTCTCTGAACTCGTGCTCGAGAACGCCATTCCGGACCTTGAAAAGCTCGGTATCGTGGTGCAGACGTTCAACATCCAGAATTTTGAAGATGCAAACGGCGTGATTGAAAATCTTGGTGTCGATAAGACTTCTGCCATCCGCAAAGCCGCCGCGATTTCCAAGGCAAATGCCGAAAGAGACATCAGCGTTGCTCAATCGCAGGCCAAGAAAGAAGCTAACGATGCCGCCGTTGCCGCAGAACTCGAAATTGCGCAGAAGCAAAACGATCTTGCCGTGAAGAAAGCGAACCTGCAAAAGATTTCTGACACGGAAAAAGCAATTGCAGATGCCGCTTACGAAATCCAGAAGCAGACTCAGCAAAAAGAAATTAACGTGGCTCAGGCCGAGGCTGAAGTCGCGAAGCAAGAAAAGGAAATTGAAATTCGCGAACGCATGGTCATGGTGACAGAAAAGGAACTTAAGGCCCAAATCGAAAAGAAAGCCGAAGCCGACCGCCAAGCACAAATCCAGCGTTCCGAAGCCGAACTCTTCCAGCAACAGAAAGACGCCGAAGCCATCCGCTATAAAGAAGAACAGCGCGCCAAGGCAATCAAGCAAATTGCAGAAGCCGAAAAGGAAAAGGCATTCGCCGAAGCTGAAGCCACAAAGGCAAAAGCATTAGCAGAAGCAGAAGCGACAAAGGCTAAGGGTCTCGCCGAAGCTGAAGCGATCAAGGCTCAAGGTCTTGCCGAAGCCGAAGCGCTCAACAAGAAGGCCGAAGCCATGAAGCTTTACGGCGATGCTGCTCGTCAAGAAATGCAGCTCAAGACGATTGAAAAATACTTCGAGCAAATGCCACAAATTGCAGCTGCTATCGCAAAGCCGATGGAAAAGATTGGCAACATCACCATGTACGGCGAAGGCAATACGGCAAAGCTCACGGGCGACATCACCAAAACACTCACGCAGGTCACGAACGGCCTTACCGACTCGCTCGGCATTGATCTCCGCACGGTTCTTGGATCCATGTTCGGTGCAAAACTCGCCGGAGTCACGAAAAATGACGATTCCAAGAAAGAAAACTCGTAA
- a CDS encoding LytR C-terminal domain-containing protein, producing the protein MLQNYSKALHLNFAVGVSSAVFAAFLFTGCEEEKQAPVVREVRRIKGEVEVLNSCSMKGAAVKMRSFLRNNGFDVVHIDNERLQNYDETIIVLRNPEWEGAQALAATLKTKNVLVLLNKNATVDAVVHTGRDFQQIVEPDQGDKHDSNK; encoded by the coding sequence ATGCTCCAAAACTATTCTAAAGCACTCCATCTAAACTTTGCCGTAGGGGTTTCTTCGGCTGTTTTTGCCGCATTCCTCTTTACAGGTTGCGAAGAAGAAAAGCAAGCCCCAGTTGTTCGCGAAGTCCGCCGCATCAAAGGCGAAGTGGAAGTGCTGAACAGTTGCAGCATGAAAGGCGCCGCCGTAAAAATGCGCTCTTTCTTACGCAACAACGGATTTGATGTCGTCCATATCGATAACGAACGACTCCAGAACTACGACGAGACCATCATCGTACTCCGTAACCCAGAATGGGAAGGCGCACAGGCGCTTGCCGCCACGCTCAAGACTAAAAACGTCTTGGTGCTGTTGAACAAGAATGCCACGGTCGATGCCGTAGTGCACACCGGAAGAGATTTTCAACAAATAGTAGAACCCGATCAGGGAGATAAACATGACAGCAACAAATAA
- the rsfS gene encoding ribosome silencing factor, whose amino-acid sequence MTATNNQDFSETVKLGAGILFELRAQNVQLIDLRGVKNEADYFLIATCESEAQMQAILNELTKEFKARKLHYIGVEYKEGVRWAIFDAGLDLMVHLFEEEKRNEISFDRLYADGKLINLDEHDFIREDAKKSGDDNELI is encoded by the coding sequence ATGACAGCAACAAATAACCAAGATTTTTCTGAAACCGTTAAGCTTGGTGCAGGTATCCTTTTTGAACTTCGCGCCCAAAACGTGCAGCTCATCGACCTCCGTGGAGTCAAGAACGAAGCGGATTACTTCCTCATCGCGACTTGCGAAAGCGAAGCCCAGATGCAGGCCATCTTGAACGAACTCACCAAGGAATTCAAGGCTCGCAAACTCCACTATATCGGCGTTGAATACAAGGAAGGTGTCCGTTGGGCCATCTTTGATGCGGGTCTTGACCTGATGGTCCACCTGTTCGAAGAAGAAAAGAGAAATGAAATTTCTTTCGACCGCCTGTACGCAGACGGCAAACTTATAAACCTTGATGAGCATGACTTCATCCGCGAAGACGCTAAGAAGTCTGGAGACGACAATGAACTCATTTAA
- the argS gene encoding arginine--tRNA ligase: protein MNSFNAEIAKALAATGAFAEDAALKLISVPPDTSHGNFTIPCFSLAKTLRKAPKLIAEDLAAQVKLPAGLSKVEAVNGYLNFFIDRNFLAKETLGEIAAKGLEYGHAAPNGKVVCIDYSSPNIGKELAFHHLRSTMIGNSLARIYKAAGYKVERINHLGDWGTAFGKLIVMYLREKLPTDDATLDALTVKELNILYASFSKASKEEPGLEDEARAAFTKLEQGDAFYRKLWTAFRAATLKELMRIYDMMGVGFDHYTGESFFEDKIPAVLDELREKNLLVNSQERDVVMLDEFDLNPCLIRKSDGSTLYATRDLAAAIYRKKEYNFDKCLYVVDLGQALHFKQVFHVLKKMGREWYKDMYHIPFGVILQMVDGKWEKGKTRTGTASLLRDVIEAAQKKILEFIDEKNPTLENKELIARQIGISALTFNDLKNSRLKDVRFDWDAVMSFEGDTGPYVQNAHVRLCSIMRKAGYTVNVADVDYSQLTDDAAYSLINILAKKGEKILAAVKDDEPSVLAQYALEIAEAAHKFIHEDRVLGSAEEKSRLFLVQSTQIVLENVLDLLGLFPIRQM from the coding sequence ATGAACTCATTTAATGCAGAAATCGCAAAGGCTCTTGCCGCTACTGGAGCATTTGCTGAAGATGCCGCATTGAAACTTATTTCCGTACCGCCTGATACAAGCCACGGAAACTTCACTATCCCGTGTTTTTCTCTTGCAAAGACACTCCGCAAGGCTCCGAAGCTCATTGCCGAAGACCTCGCTGCACAAGTGAAACTCCCTGCAGGCCTTTCGAAAGTCGAAGCCGTTAACGGTTATTTGAACTTTTTCATTGACCGCAATTTCCTCGCCAAGGAAACATTGGGCGAAATCGCCGCCAAGGGCTTGGAATACGGCCATGCCGCTCCGAATGGCAAAGTCGTCTGCATCGACTACAGTTCCCCGAACATCGGTAAGGAACTCGCGTTCCACCACCTACGTTCTACAATGATCGGTAACTCGCTCGCCCGCATCTACAAGGCTGCCGGTTACAAGGTCGAACGCATCAACCACTTGGGCGACTGGGGTACAGCCTTCGGTAAGCTCATCGTGATGTACCTCCGCGAAAAGCTCCCGACTGACGATGCCACGCTGGATGCCCTCACCGTGAAGGAACTCAACATCCTTTACGCCAGTTTCTCCAAAGCATCCAAGGAAGAGCCCGGTCTCGAAGACGAAGCACGCGCCGCATTCACAAAGCTCGAACAGGGCGACGCCTTCTACCGCAAGCTGTGGACCGCATTCCGCGCCGCCACGCTCAAGGAACTCATGCGCATTTACGACATGATGGGCGTTGGCTTTGACCATTACACTGGCGAATCCTTCTTTGAAGACAAGATTCCGGCCGTTCTCGACGAACTCCGCGAAAAGAACCTGTTGGTGAACAGCCAGGAACGCGATGTGGTGATGCTCGACGAATTCGACTTGAACCCGTGCCTTATCCGCAAAAGCGACGGTTCCACGTTGTACGCAACCCGCGACCTCGCCGCAGCCATTTACCGCAAAAAGGAATACAACTTTGACAAGTGCCTTTACGTGGTGGACCTTGGACAAGCGCTCCACTTCAAGCAGGTATTCCACGTTTTGAAGAAGATGGGCCGCGAATGGTACAAGGACATGTACCACATTCCGTTCGGCGTGATCCTCCAGATGGTCGATGGCAAGTGGGAAAAAGGAAAGACGCGTACCGGAACGGCAAGTCTCCTCCGCGATGTAATCGAAGCTGCCCAGAAGAAGATTCTCGAATTCATCGACGAAAAGAATCCGACTCTCGAAAACAAGGAACTCATCGCACGCCAGATCGGTATTAGCGCACTCACATTCAACGACCTCAAGAACAGCCGCTTGAAGGATGTTCGCTTTGACTGGGATGCCGTGATGAGCTTCGAAGGTGATACGGGTCCGTATGTGCAGAACGCCCACGTGCGCCTTTGCAGCATCATGCGCAAAGCCGGCTACACGGTGAACGTTGCCGATGTCGATTACTCGCAGCTCACCGATGACGCCGCCTACAGCCTCATCAACATTCTCGCGAAGAAGGGTGAAAAGATTCTCGCCGCCGTCAAGGACGATGAACCGAGCGTGCTCGCGCAATACGCCCTGGAAATTGCCGAAGCCGCACACAAGTTCATCCACGAAGACCGCGTGCTCGGATCTGCCGAAGAAAAGTCCCGCTTGTTCCTTGTACAATCGACGCAGATTGTGCTCGAAAACGTGCTCGACCTCCTCGGCCTCTTCCCCATCCGCCAGATGTAG
- a CDS encoding fibrobacter succinogenes major paralogous domain-containing protein gives MERIKLFKLGICSVLMLSVAQVFAAPPKTWDAIFNAEGQGDYAAAKIDGDIRFGEYTHYKNVQPVSFRILDDKFDFSVAGNMTIPAKLVEDPNFYDNCRNTMEAWVSYFDKPRRFGNQEQIINIAGVDFACGNDLFNIYDLRIKFTNPQAQKAWVAELEGRQKYKREQLSAFRKAEQEHRAMIRDKSTSFTDPRDGQVYRIIKVEGREWFAQNVNYNVEGHSWCYEDKDSYCARSGRLYDLEGARKACPEGWHLPRDREWSDMLKGLTGCYDGVDKCGNFASKMKATTGWQGGGGTDEYGFTVFSSGYRKLLGRSTVRYEDMGEYAGFWSAQNGRNETIWLWAMGRMSDQMVRQLVPATARNNGYSVRCINGN, from the coding sequence ATGGAGAGAATTAAATTGTTCAAACTAGGAATTTGCTCAGTGCTCATGCTGTCCGTTGCCCAGGTTTTTGCGGCTCCGCCGAAAACGTGGGATGCTATTTTTAATGCCGAAGGACAGGGCGATTATGCTGCTGCCAAAATTGACGGGGATATCCGTTTTGGTGAATACACGCATTACAAGAATGTCCAACCGGTTTCATTCCGCATTTTGGATGACAAGTTTGATTTTTCTGTTGCGGGTAACATGACAATTCCGGCAAAGTTGGTCGAAGATCCGAATTTCTACGACAACTGCCGCAACACCATGGAAGCGTGGGTTTCTTACTTTGACAAGCCGCGTCGCTTTGGTAATCAAGAACAAATTATCAATATTGCCGGTGTCGATTTTGCTTGCGGTAACGACTTGTTCAATATTTATGATTTGCGTATAAAGTTTACAAATCCGCAGGCCCAGAAGGCTTGGGTGGCTGAACTCGAAGGTCGTCAGAAATACAAGCGTGAACAGCTTTCGGCGTTCCGTAAGGCCGAGCAGGAACATCGCGCTATGATTCGTGACAAGTCTACGTCTTTTACGGACCCGCGCGATGGACAAGTTTATCGCATTATCAAGGTGGAAGGTCGTGAATGGTTTGCTCAGAACGTGAACTACAATGTCGAAGGTCATTCCTGGTGCTATGAAGACAAGGATTCTTACTGCGCTCGTAGTGGTCGCTTGTACGACTTGGAAGGCGCTCGCAAGGCTTGCCCTGAAGGCTGGCACTTGCCGCGTGACCGCGAATGGTCTGATATGCTCAAGGGCCTCACGGGTTGCTATGATGGCGTTGATAAGTGCGGTAACTTTGCTTCCAAGATGAAGGCTACGACTGGCTGGCAGGGCGGTGGCGGTACCGACGAATATGGCTTTACTGTTTTCTCTTCGGGCTATCGCAAGCTCCTTGGCAGGTCTACGGTACGTTACGAAGATATGGGCGAATATGCTGGTTTCTGGAGTGCTCAGAATGGCCGCAACGAAACGATTTGGCTTTGGGCTATGGGCCGCATGAGTGATCAGATGGTTCGCCAGCTTGTCCCTGCAACTGCAAGGAATAATGGTTATTCTGTGAGATGCATTAACGGTAATTAG
- the purU gene encoding formyltetrahydrofolate deformylase, protein MTRYILQILCPDQKGLIAGTTQVLAKAGANIIDLQQHTAKDIETFFLRAVFDIESDDIPEVKRHLETIAPHLQLNWKLFDTSKTERVAIFVSKTDHCLYDLLLKHRDGDLPCEFSCIVGNHPDLGPVGGSFGVPFYYVPSNPDKTIPENRFREIIEETKTDTIVLARYMQILSENFTEEFKYRIINIHHGFLPAFKGAKPYHQAWHKGVKIIGATAHFATEDLDQGPIICQDIQRVPETASIDELVELGKDIEKRTLSQALKLWLEHRVFVHAGRTFIL, encoded by the coding sequence ATGACTCGTTATATTCTTCAAATTCTTTGCCCTGACCAAAAGGGACTTATCGCCGGCACAACGCAAGTTCTCGCCAAAGCCGGAGCTAATATTATCGACCTCCAGCAACACACCGCCAAGGATATCGAAACGTTTTTCTTGCGTGCCGTATTCGACATTGAATCGGACGACATTCCCGAAGTCAAAAGACACCTCGAAACCATCGCTCCGCACTTGCAGTTGAACTGGAAACTCTTTGACACATCTAAGACTGAACGCGTTGCCATTTTTGTTTCGAAGACCGACCACTGCCTTTATGACCTTCTCCTCAAGCATCGCGATGGCGACCTCCCCTGCGAATTCAGTTGCATCGTCGGAAACCACCCGGACTTGGGCCCTGTAGGCGGTTCCTTTGGTGTTCCGTTCTACTATGTGCCGTCTAACCCGGACAAGACCATTCCCGAAAATCGTTTCCGCGAAATCATCGAAGAAACAAAAACAGATACGATTGTCCTTGCCCGCTACATGCAGATCTTGAGCGAGAACTTTACCGAAGAATTCAAGTACCGCATCATCAACATCCACCACGGATTCCTCCCGGCATTCAAGGGGGCAAAGCCCTACCACCAGGCATGGCACAAGGGTGTGAAGATTATCGGTGCAACGGCGCACTTTGCCACCGAAGACCTCGACCAAGGTCCGATTATTTGCCAAGACATCCAGCGCGTTCCAGAAACCGCAAGCATCGACGAACTTGTTGAACTCGGCAAGGATATCGAAAAGCGTACGCTTTCTCAAGCGCTCAAGCTCTGGCTTGAACACCGCGTGTTCGTTCACGCCGGCAGAACGTTTATTCTCTAG